Below is a window of Caldisericota bacterium DNA.
AAGAGGTGATCTTTAAGCCCTATGCATTACATGGTTTCTGGAACCGTCATACCCATTAGTCGAAGTGTTTTGGCTAAGGTGATTTGAGATGCTCTGACTAGCTTGAGGCGAGCTTTAGTTAGTGCCTCATCTTGAGATACAACCCTGCATTGTTTGTAAAAGCTATGAAAGAGGGTGGCTAGGTCCTGGCTATAATATGTTAGGAATTGAGGTTGTAGAGTGTCTACGACATTTTCTATGGTTTCAGGCAGGAATGTTAGGCAGCGAATGAGGCTAAGCTCAGGTTCAGTTGAAAG
It encodes the following:
- a CDS encoding DALR anticodon-binding domain-containing protein — encoded protein: MRCLTFLPETIENVVDTLQPQFLTYYSQDLATLFHSFYKQCRVVSQDEALTKARLKLVRASQITLAKTLRLMGMTVPETM